The following proteins are co-located in the Mus caroli chromosome 7, CAROLI_EIJ_v1.1, whole genome shotgun sequence genome:
- the LOC110299242 gene encoding olfactory receptor 56A3-like: MTAHKNDTISIGVSDFLLNCFVRSPSWQLWLSLPLSLLFLLAMGANAILLITIRMEASLHEPMYYLLSLLSMLDIILCLTVIPKVLAIFWFDLRAIXFSACFLQMYIMNSFLAMESCTFMIMAFDRYIAICHPLRYPSIITDQFVVKAATFILVRNXLIXLPIPILSXRLHYCGRNVIENCICANMSVSRLSCNDVTVNRLYQFAXGWTLLGSDLXLIFLSYTLILRAVLRLKAEGAVAKALSTCGSHFILILFFSTILLVFILTHVAKRKVSSDVPILLNVLHHVIPAALNPIVYGVRTQEIKQGIKKLLKKGW, encoded by the coding sequence ATGACAGCACACAAGAACGACACCATCTCTATTGGAGTTTCAGACTTCCTCCTAAATTGTTTTGTCAGGTCTCCCAGCTGGCAGCTCTGGCTCTCCCTGCCACTCAGTCTTCTCTTCCTGCTAGCCATGGGGGCTAATGCTATTCTTCTGATCACCATCCGGATGGAGGCCTCTCTGCATGAACCCATGTACTAcctgctcagcctcctctccatGCTGGACATCATACTCTGCCTCACTGTCATCCCCAAGGTACTAGCCATCTTCTGGTTTGATCTCAGGGCCATTGNCTTTTCTGCCTGTTTCCTCCAAATGTATATCATGAACAGCTTTCTTGCTATGGAATCTTGCACATTTATGATCATGGCCTTTGATCGCTATATAGCCATCTGTCACCCACTGAGATATCCATCCATCATCACTGACCAATTTGTAGTCAAGGCGGCCACATTCATTCTGGTCAGGAATNTCCTTATTNCNTTGCCCATCCCCATTCTCTCANCNCGNCTCCATTACTGTGGGAGAAATGTTATTGAGAACTGCATCTGTgccaacatgtctgtctctagACTCTCTTGTAATGATGTCACTGTCAACCGTCTTTATCAGTTTGCTNNAGGCTGGACNTTGCTGGGATCAGACCTANTCCTCATCTTCCTCTCTTATACCCTTATACTAAGAGCTGTGCTGAGACTCAAGGCAGAGGGTGCTGTAGCCAAAGCTCTGAGCACATGTGGCTCTCACTTCATCCTTATTCTGTTTTTTAGCACCATCCTTTTGGTTTTTATCCTCACACACGTAGCTAAGAGGAAGGTCTCTTCTGATGTGCCAATCTTGCTCAATGTCCTCCACCATGTCATTCCTGCCGCCCTTAATCCCATTGTTTATGGGGTAAGAACTCAAGAGATCAAGCAAGGAATCAAGAAATTGTTGAAGAAGGGGTGGTAA